From the genome of Hymenobacter sp. PAMC 26628, one region includes:
- a CDS encoding NeuD/PglB/VioB family sugar acetyltransferase, giving the protein MENPVIILGAQAVGTAALDAFLSNDLVVYCLLDDDPKLQKSELLEVPVMGATDDAELLKLLGKKCEVFVATDDAASRRSLTQMLRQEYEAVPVNAIHQRASVSAHATLGHGNYVGPNAVVAALATLGNGCLINGNAVVEARATVGDYAQLGSGALLGAGATVGELAFVGAGAVVVAGVSIGEKARIGAGSVVVADVPKGQTVFGNPAVKV; this is encoded by the coding sequence ATGGAAAACCCCGTTATCATCCTCGGCGCGCAAGCCGTGGGCACGGCTGCCCTCGACGCCTTTCTCTCCAACGACCTGGTGGTGTACTGCCTGCTCGACGACGACCCCAAGCTGCAAAAAAGTGAATTGCTGGAAGTGCCCGTGATGGGCGCCACCGACGACGCCGAGCTGCTAAAGCTGCTGGGCAAGAAGTGCGAGGTATTTGTGGCCACCGACGACGCCGCCAGCCGCCGCAGCCTCACCCAAATGCTGCGCCAGGAATATGAGGCCGTGCCCGTGAACGCCATCCACCAGCGGGCCAGCGTATCGGCCCACGCCACGCTGGGCCACGGCAACTACGTGGGGCCCAACGCGGTGGTGGCCGCCTTGGCCACGCTCGGCAACGGCTGCCTCATCAACGGCAACGCCGTGGTGGAGGCCCGCGCCACGGTGGGCGACTACGCCCAGCTTGGTAGTGGGGCCCTGCTCGGGGCCGGTGCCACGGTGGGCGAGCTGGCCTTTGTGGGGGCCGGGGCTGTGGTGGTGGCCGGCGTCAGCATCGGCGAGAAGGCCCGCATTGGGGCTGGCTCGGTGGTGGTGGCCGACGTGCCCAAGGGCCAAACCGTGTTCGGCAACCCGGCGGTAAAGGTCTGA
- the trhO gene encoding oxygen-dependent tRNA uridine(34) hydroxylase TrhO, which translates to MNYQVLLYYCYAPIEDPAQFRDEHHQLCVELDLRGRIIVASEGLNGTVSGTVAHCAAYMAAVKADPRFGALEFKVDAAAGHTFQKLHVRVKPEIVHSSLAHLKPQEKTGQHLSPEEFRALKDDDDVVVVDVRSDYEYNLGRFRNAVTLDMENFRDFPARVEQLKQFKDKKILTYCTGGVKCEKASAYLLEQGFENVYQLHGGIIKYGIEAGGEDFDGQCYVFDNRVAVDVNRVNPRVISRCCACREPSARLINCANPLCNAHVAQCESCGEALQGACSEACAAHPAKRPYDGTGAYPKASNHYQPAQGLASYKG; encoded by the coding sequence ATGAATTACCAAGTTCTGCTTTACTACTGCTACGCGCCCATCGAAGACCCTGCGCAGTTTCGCGACGAGCACCACCAGCTGTGCGTGGAGCTGGATTTGCGCGGGCGCATCATCGTGGCTTCCGAGGGGCTGAACGGTACCGTATCGGGCACGGTGGCCCACTGCGCGGCCTACATGGCGGCGGTGAAAGCCGACCCGCGGTTTGGGGCCCTGGAATTTAAGGTAGACGCTGCCGCTGGGCACACGTTTCAGAAGCTGCACGTGCGCGTGAAGCCCGAGATTGTGCACAGCAGCCTGGCCCACCTCAAGCCGCAGGAAAAGACCGGCCAGCACCTTTCGCCAGAGGAATTTAGGGCCCTCAAGGACGACGACGACGTGGTGGTGGTGGACGTGCGCTCGGACTACGAGTACAACCTGGGCCGCTTCCGCAACGCCGTGACGCTGGATATGGAGAACTTTCGCGACTTCCCAGCCCGCGTGGAGCAGCTCAAGCAATTCAAAGACAAGAAGATCCTGACCTACTGCACTGGCGGCGTGAAGTGCGAAAAAGCTAGCGCCTACCTGTTGGAGCAGGGCTTCGAGAACGTATACCAGCTGCACGGCGGCATCATCAAGTACGGCATCGAGGCCGGGGGCGAAGACTTCGACGGCCAGTGCTACGTGTTTGATAACCGCGTGGCCGTGGACGTGAACCGCGTAAACCCGCGCGTGATTTCGCGCTGCTGTGCTTGCCGCGAGCCCTCGGCCCGGCTCATCAACTGCGCCAATCCGCTCTGCAACGCCCACGTGGCCCAATGCGAAAGCTGCGGCGAGGCCCTGCAAGGCGCCTGCTCCGAGGCCTGCGCCGCGCACCCCGCCAAGCGCCCCTACGACGGCACGGGGGCCTACCCCAAGGCCAGCAACCATTACCAACCGGCCCAGGGCCTGGCCTCGTACAAGGGCTGA
- a CDS encoding nucleoside phosphorylase, translated as MISNSELILNPDGTIYHLHLLPDHISDTILTVGDPARVAQVSRHFDSIEFEGAHREFVTHVGYYKGKRLTVLSTGMGTDNIDIVMNELDALVNIDFMSRTVRPVEEQLRLRIVRLGTSGSLQPDVPIGSVLATEHAVGLDSLMQFYPLVETGLETQVGTALQATLGLPFAPYVVRGDDLLREQLGAGAVVGNTLTCPGFYGPQGRRLRLDVTPADYLERLRNFHHESGEGEFRLTNFEMETAGYYALGRLLGHQVLSLNAIVANRATGEFAADAGAIVDTMIERTLQRLA; from the coding sequence ATGATTTCCAATTCCGAGCTTATCCTCAACCCCGACGGCACCATTTACCACTTACACCTGCTGCCGGACCACATTTCCGACACCATCCTCACCGTGGGCGACCCCGCCCGGGTGGCGCAGGTGAGCCGGCACTTCGATTCCATCGAGTTTGAGGGCGCGCACCGCGAATTCGTGACCCACGTGGGCTATTACAAGGGCAAGCGCCTCACGGTGCTGAGCACGGGCATGGGCACCGACAACATCGACATCGTGATGAACGAGCTGGATGCCTTGGTGAACATCGATTTCATGTCGCGCACGGTGCGGCCCGTGGAGGAGCAGCTGCGCCTGCGCATTGTGCGCCTGGGTACCAGCGGCAGCTTGCAGCCTGACGTGCCCATCGGCTCCGTGCTGGCCACCGAGCACGCCGTAGGCCTCGATTCGCTGATGCAGTTCTACCCCTTGGTGGAAACCGGCCTTGAAACACAGGTGGGCACTGCCCTGCAAGCCACGCTGGGCCTGCCGTTTGCGCCCTACGTGGTGCGCGGCGACGACCTGCTGCGCGAGCAGCTGGGCGCTGGCGCTGTGGTGGGCAACACCCTGACGTGCCCGGGCTTCTACGGGCCCCAGGGCCGCCGCCTGCGCCTCGACGTGACGCCTGCCGACTACCTGGAGCGCCTGCGAAACTTCCACCATGAGAGCGGCGAGGGCGAGTTTCGCCTCACCAATTTCGAGATGGAAACCGCTGGCTATTACGCCCTGGGCCGTCTGCTGGGCCACCAGGTGCTCAGCCTGAACGCCATCGTGGCTAACCGCGCCACCGGCGAGTTTGCCGCCGATGCCGGGGCCATAGTTGACACCATGATCGAGCGCACCTTGCAACGGCTGGCGTAG
- a CDS encoding acyl-CoA reductase gives MNHSERLAAFVALGQRLTALSPDELTDLAARARNQNPWVDRPNVAAALIGIAHLLEPGALAQWAARYPPEPTAVRQVGVVMAGNIPLVGFHDALCVLLSGHILLAKLSASDTFLMTWILDELSQIETRFTNLVQIVPRLNAADAFIATGSDNTARYFEFYFGKKPHLIRRNRTSVAVLTGHETDAELAYLGPDIFQYYGLGCRNVSKLYVPEGYDFTPLLDALQICSGVLNHHKYQNNYDYNKSILLVNAVPHFDAGFLLVTPNNALVSPISVLHYSEYSEEIDLVDQLTDVAPRIQCVVSAGGRWAGSVPLGRAQQPGVADYADGVDTMAFLAAELL, from the coding sequence ATGAACCACTCCGAACGCCTGGCCGCCTTTGTGGCCCTGGGCCAGCGCCTCACCGCCCTATCCCCCGACGAGCTCACCGACCTGGCCGCCCGCGCCCGCAACCAGAACCCTTGGGTTGACCGGCCCAACGTGGCCGCCGCCCTCATCGGCATCGCCCACCTGCTCGAGCCCGGGGCCCTGGCCCAGTGGGCCGCCCGCTACCCGCCCGAGCCCACCGCCGTGCGCCAAGTGGGCGTGGTGATGGCCGGCAACATCCCGCTGGTAGGCTTCCACGACGCGTTGTGCGTGCTGCTGAGCGGCCACATTTTGCTGGCAAAGCTCAGCGCGTCCGACACATTTTTGATGACGTGGATCTTGGACGAACTTTCCCAAATTGAGACAAGATTTACCAATTTAGTCCAAATCGTGCCGCGTCTGAACGCGGCCGATGCCTTTATTGCGACGGGCTCGGATAATACGGCGCGTTATTTTGAGTTTTATTTCGGCAAGAAACCGCACCTGATTCGGCGCAACCGCACGAGCGTGGCCGTGCTTACGGGCCACGAAACCGACGCCGAGCTGGCTTATTTGGGCCCCGACATCTTCCAGTACTATGGACTGGGCTGCCGCAACGTGAGCAAGCTATACGTGCCCGAAGGCTACGATTTCACTCCATTGCTCGACGCGCTCCAGATTTGCAGCGGTGTACTGAACCACCACAAGTACCAAAACAACTACGATTATAACAAGAGTATTTTACTGGTCAACGCTGTACCGCACTTCGACGCTGGTTTTCTGTTGGTTACCCCGAATAACGCCTTGGTCTCACCCATCTCAGTTTTGCATTACAGCGAGTATTCGGAGGAAATTGACTTGGTAGACCAACTCACCGATGTAGCCCCGCGCATCCAGTGCGTAGTGTCGGCCGGTGGGCGGTGGGCCGGCAGCGTCCCATTGGGGCGAGCCCAACAGCCGGGCGTGGCCGACTACGCCGACGGCGTGGATACAATGGCCTTTCTGGCGGCTGAATTGCTATAA
- a CDS encoding 4Fe-4S dicluster domain-containing protein: MAIMITDECINCGACEPECPNNAIYEGGAQWRWADGTTLKQVETADGTTVAGTAPQTPVSDEYYYIVSDKCTECVGFHEEPQCAAVCPVDCCVDDPDLRETHERLLEKKAWLHLAA; this comes from the coding sequence ATGGCCATCATGATAACCGACGAGTGCATCAACTGCGGTGCCTGCGAGCCGGAATGCCCCAACAACGCCATCTACGAAGGCGGCGCGCAGTGGCGCTGGGCCGACGGTACCACCCTGAAGCAAGTCGAAACCGCCGACGGCACCACCGTAGCCGGCACCGCGCCCCAAACGCCGGTGTCGGACGAATACTACTACATCGTCTCGGATAAGTGCACAGAGTGCGTCGGCTTCCATGAGGAGCCGCAGTGCGCCGCCGTGTGCCCCGTCGATTGCTGCGTGGACGACCCCGACCTGCGCGAAACCCACGAGCGGCTGCTCGAAAAGAAAGCCTGGCTGCACCTGGCCGCGTAA